A genome region from Pseudorca crassidens isolate mPseCra1 chromosome 20, mPseCra1.hap1, whole genome shotgun sequence includes the following:
- the ZNF576 gene encoding zinc finger protein 576 isoform X2 yields MEDRHPKETMEQEDSSKERSPQSPGGDICHLGALQCTRCLITFADSKFQERHMKREHPADFVAQKLQGVLFICFTCARSFPSSKALITHQRSHGPAARPSQPAAPTTTPPTFPCPDCGKTFGQAASLRRHRQAHEAHPLPGPFACTECGQDFAQEAGLHQHYIRHARGEL; encoded by the exons ATGGAGGACCGGCACCCCAAAGAGACCATGGAGCAGGAGGATTCGTCCAAGGAGAGAAGTCCCCAAAGTCCGGGAGGTGACATCT GCCACTTGGGGGCCCTGCAGTGCACCCGCTGCCTCATCACCTTCGCAGACTCCAAGTTCCAGGAGCGTCACATGAAGCGGGAGCACCCAGCGGACTTCGTGGCCCAGAAGCTGCAGGGGGTCCTCTTCATCTGCTTCACGTGCGCCcgctccttcccctcctccaaggCCCTGATCACCCACCAGCGCAGCCACGGTCCAGCGGCCAGGCCCTCCCAGCCGGCTGCGCCCACCACCACGCCACCCACCTTCCCCTGTCCCGACTGTGGCAAGACCTTTGGGCAGGCCGCTTCTCTGAGGCGGCATCGCCAGGCGCACGAGGCCCACCCCCTTCCTGGCCCCTTCGCCTGCACTGAGTGCGGGCAGGACTTTGCCCAGGAAGCAGGGCTGCATCAGCACTACATCCGGCATGCCCGGGGGGAGCTCTGA
- the PINLYP gene encoding phospholipase A2 inhibitor and Ly6/PLAUR domain-containing protein — MRLSTKPQTFLLASLLLCTLLGLGYPLSCEVCTGSGPTCSGNVQTCDPDQDSCVVIVAHTNRKSHQSVNTYKGCMKSSACSSGFVSITMDPENYMVSNTRCCQSDVCNHDPLPAPENNRTENGLQCPTCITHFKETCSSTKKVLCVGQESHCITCAGKVQTGVIFATRGCATENACHTKPGTLVPAASRVYTITQADCLPGPQPPGKAK; from the exons ATGAGGCTTTCCACGAAACCCCAGACCTTCCTGCTGGCTTCCCTGCTGCTCTGCACCCTCCTGGGTCTGG GGTACCCACTGAGCTGTGAGGTGtgtacaggctccggacccacGTGCAGTGGAAATGTGCAAACTTGTGACCCCGACCAGGACTCCTGCGTGGTCATCGTGGCTCACACCAACAGGA AGAGCCACCAGTCGGTGAACACCTATAAGGGGTGCATGAAATCCAGCGCCTGCAGCTCAGGATTCGTCTCCATCACCATGGACCCTGAGAACTACATGGTGTCCAACACACGCTGCTGCCAGAGTGACGTCTGCAACCACGATCCCCTGCCCG ctcctgaGAACAATCGTACGGAGAATGGCCTCCAGTGCCCTACCTGCATCACCCACTTCAAGGAAACATGCTCTTCAACTAAGAAAGTACTCTGTGTCGGCCAGGAAAGCCACTGTATCACCTGCGCTGGCAAAGTGCAGACTG GTGTCATATTTGCTACTCGGGGCTGCGCTACGGAGAACGCCTGCCACACCAAGCCTGGGACCCTGGTGCCCGCGGCCTCTCGTGTCTACACCATCACCCAGGCCGACTGTCTTCCAGGCCCCCAGCCTCCTGGCAAGGCTAAGTGA
- the IRGQ gene encoding immunity-related GTPase family Q protein isoform X1, whose product MTSAMPPPRGDVTVLFLGPPGSGKSAVIAALCDKDVETVEIPDGRTDSGLPSLRAAGPGLFLGELSCPPAAPGPWAAEANVLVLVLPGPEGNEEPLAPALGEAARAALARGTPLLAVRNLRPEESQNVAQARDQTAARLDSAGLGAATLFVLQTDCRSSDGCEELERLRATLRSQAEALQRLLPPAQDGFEVLGAAELEAVREAFETGGLEAALSWVRAGLERLGSARLDLAVAGRADVSLVLNMLLGLDPDDPGAVPASAPAEPMPYPAPERPNVVLWTVPLGSAGTAAAPHPTHYDALILVTPGAPTEKDWAQVRPLVLPDTPLVCVRTDGEGEDPESLDEEEKSGESLENAGGGGFENARSEGREKRGPGSQKAGSGEGSEDAGSESLQPVGVGVKKPGSGDSERAAALSPEDETWEVLEEAPPPVFPLRPGGLPGLCEWLRRALPPAQAGALLLALPPASPRAARTKAAALRAGAWRPALLASLAAAAAPVPGLGWACDVALLRGQLAEWRRALGLEPAALARRERALGLTPGELAERTRFPGPVTRAEVEARLGSWAGEGTAGGAALGALSFLWPAGGAAATGGLGYRAAHGVLLQALDEMRADAEAVLAPQVPTQ is encoded by the exons ATGACGTCAG CCATGCCTCCGCCGCGGGGTGACGTGACCGTCTTATTCCTGGGGCCTCCGGGCTCGGGAAAGTCTGCTGTGATCGCAGCGCTGTGCGACAAGGATGTGGAGACGGTAGAGATCCCCGACGGACGGACGGATTCcgggctccccagcctgagagCTGCAGGCCCAGGCCTCTTCCTGGGCGAGCTGAGCTGCCCACCCGCAGCGCCGGGGCCCTGGGCGGCGGAAGCCAACGTGCTGGTATTGGTGCTGCCCGGCCCTGAGGGGAATGAGGAACCCCTGGCCCCAGCGCTGGGGGAGGCAGCGCGGGCCGCCCTGGCCCGAGGAACACCCCTGCTGGCTGTGCGGAACCTTCGTCCCGAGGAGTCACAGAATGTAGCCCAGGCTCGGGATCAGACCGCAGCCCGGCTGGACAGCGCCGGGTTGGGCGCCGCGACTCTCTTTGTGCTACAGACCGACTGCCGCAGCAGCGACGGCTGCGAGGAGCTGGAGCGCCTGCGGGCGACGCTGCGGAGTCAGGCGGAGGCGCTGCAGAG GCTCCTGCCACCGGCTCAGGATGGCTTCGAGGTGCTGGGCGCTGCAGAGTTGGAGGCTGTGCGCGAGGCCTTCGAGACGGGTGGCCTGGAGGCGGCGCTGTCATGGGTTCGGGCCGGCCTGGAGCGACTGGGCAGCGCGCGCCTGGACCTGGCCGTGGCCGGTAGGGCTGACGTGAGCCTTGTGCTGAACATGCTACTCGGGTTAGATCCTGACGACCCAGGTGCGGTGCCTGCTTCGGCGCCCGCGGAGCCCATGCCCTACCCGGCCCCAGAGCGCCCCAATGTGGTGCTCTGGACCGTGCCTCTGGGCTCCGCGGGCACTGCTGCCGCCCCCCACCCAACCCACTACGACGCTCTCATCCTCGTCACCCCTGGGGCCCCCACTGAGAAGGACTGGGCCCAAGTCCGGCCCTTGGTGCTACCAGATACGCCGCTGGTCTGCGTGCGAACAGACGGCGAGGGCGAGGATCCGGAGTCCCTGGACGAAGAGGAAAAGAGCGGCGAGAGCTTAGAGAACGCAGGCGGAGGGGGGTTTGAGAATGCACGCAGTGAGGGGAGGGAGAAACGTGGCCCTGGATCGCAGAAAGCAGGCAGTGGGGAAGGTTCAGAGGATGCAGGCAGCGAGAGTTTGCAGCCGGTTGGCGTCGGCGTGAAGAAACCGGGCAGCGGGGACTCAGAGCGCGCGGCAGCACTGAGCCCAGAAGATGAGACGTGGGAGGTGCTGGAGGAGGCGCCGCCGCCGGTGTTCCCGCTGCGGCCGGGCGGCCTCCCGGGGCTGTGCGAGTGGCTGCGGCGTGCGCTACCCCCGGCCCAGGCCGGGGCGCTGCTTCTGGCTCTGCCACCCGCGTCTCCCCGCGCGGCCCGGACCAAGGCTGCGGCGCTGCGGGCCGGGGCGTGGCGGCCGGCCCTGTTGGCTAgcctggcggcggcggcggccccagTACCGGGGTTGGGCTGGGCCTGCGACGTGGCGCTCCTGCGAGGTCAGCTGGCCGAGTGGCGGCGGGcgctggggctcgaacccgcggcGCTGGCACGACGCGAGCGCGCGCTGGGCCTGACGCCGGGGGAGCTGGCCGAGCGGACACGCTTCCCGGGTCCGGTGACGCGCGCCGAAGTGGAGGCGAGGCTGGGCTCGTGGGCGGGCGAGGGCACCGCCGGGGGCGCGGCGCTGGGCGCGCTCTCCTTCCTGTGGCCGGCGGGCGGCGCGGCGGCCACCGGGGGCCTGGGCTACCGCGCGGCGCACGGCGTCCTGCTGCAGGCGCTCGATGAGATGCGGGCCGACGCTGAAGCAGTGCTGGCACCGCAGGTGCCCACGCAGTGA
- the IRGQ gene encoding immunity-related GTPase family Q protein isoform X2, with product MPPPRGDVTVLFLGPPGSGKSAVIAALCDKDVETVEIPDGRTDSGLPSLRAAGPGLFLGELSCPPAAPGPWAAEANVLVLVLPGPEGNEEPLAPALGEAARAALARGTPLLAVRNLRPEESQNVAQARDQTAARLDSAGLGAATLFVLQTDCRSSDGCEELERLRATLRSQAEALQRLLPPAQDGFEVLGAAELEAVREAFETGGLEAALSWVRAGLERLGSARLDLAVAGRADVSLVLNMLLGLDPDDPGAVPASAPAEPMPYPAPERPNVVLWTVPLGSAGTAAAPHPTHYDALILVTPGAPTEKDWAQVRPLVLPDTPLVCVRTDGEGEDPESLDEEEKSGESLENAGGGGFENARSEGREKRGPGSQKAGSGEGSEDAGSESLQPVGVGVKKPGSGDSERAAALSPEDETWEVLEEAPPPVFPLRPGGLPGLCEWLRRALPPAQAGALLLALPPASPRAARTKAAALRAGAWRPALLASLAAAAAPVPGLGWACDVALLRGQLAEWRRALGLEPAALARRERALGLTPGELAERTRFPGPVTRAEVEARLGSWAGEGTAGGAALGALSFLWPAGGAAATGGLGYRAAHGVLLQALDEMRADAEAVLAPQVPTQ from the exons ATGCCTCCGCCGCGGGGTGACGTGACCGTCTTATTCCTGGGGCCTCCGGGCTCGGGAAAGTCTGCTGTGATCGCAGCGCTGTGCGACAAGGATGTGGAGACGGTAGAGATCCCCGACGGACGGACGGATTCcgggctccccagcctgagagCTGCAGGCCCAGGCCTCTTCCTGGGCGAGCTGAGCTGCCCACCCGCAGCGCCGGGGCCCTGGGCGGCGGAAGCCAACGTGCTGGTATTGGTGCTGCCCGGCCCTGAGGGGAATGAGGAACCCCTGGCCCCAGCGCTGGGGGAGGCAGCGCGGGCCGCCCTGGCCCGAGGAACACCCCTGCTGGCTGTGCGGAACCTTCGTCCCGAGGAGTCACAGAATGTAGCCCAGGCTCGGGATCAGACCGCAGCCCGGCTGGACAGCGCCGGGTTGGGCGCCGCGACTCTCTTTGTGCTACAGACCGACTGCCGCAGCAGCGACGGCTGCGAGGAGCTGGAGCGCCTGCGGGCGACGCTGCGGAGTCAGGCGGAGGCGCTGCAGAG GCTCCTGCCACCGGCTCAGGATGGCTTCGAGGTGCTGGGCGCTGCAGAGTTGGAGGCTGTGCGCGAGGCCTTCGAGACGGGTGGCCTGGAGGCGGCGCTGTCATGGGTTCGGGCCGGCCTGGAGCGACTGGGCAGCGCGCGCCTGGACCTGGCCGTGGCCGGTAGGGCTGACGTGAGCCTTGTGCTGAACATGCTACTCGGGTTAGATCCTGACGACCCAGGTGCGGTGCCTGCTTCGGCGCCCGCGGAGCCCATGCCCTACCCGGCCCCAGAGCGCCCCAATGTGGTGCTCTGGACCGTGCCTCTGGGCTCCGCGGGCACTGCTGCCGCCCCCCACCCAACCCACTACGACGCTCTCATCCTCGTCACCCCTGGGGCCCCCACTGAGAAGGACTGGGCCCAAGTCCGGCCCTTGGTGCTACCAGATACGCCGCTGGTCTGCGTGCGAACAGACGGCGAGGGCGAGGATCCGGAGTCCCTGGACGAAGAGGAAAAGAGCGGCGAGAGCTTAGAGAACGCAGGCGGAGGGGGGTTTGAGAATGCACGCAGTGAGGGGAGGGAGAAACGTGGCCCTGGATCGCAGAAAGCAGGCAGTGGGGAAGGTTCAGAGGATGCAGGCAGCGAGAGTTTGCAGCCGGTTGGCGTCGGCGTGAAGAAACCGGGCAGCGGGGACTCAGAGCGCGCGGCAGCACTGAGCCCAGAAGATGAGACGTGGGAGGTGCTGGAGGAGGCGCCGCCGCCGGTGTTCCCGCTGCGGCCGGGCGGCCTCCCGGGGCTGTGCGAGTGGCTGCGGCGTGCGCTACCCCCGGCCCAGGCCGGGGCGCTGCTTCTGGCTCTGCCACCCGCGTCTCCCCGCGCGGCCCGGACCAAGGCTGCGGCGCTGCGGGCCGGGGCGTGGCGGCCGGCCCTGTTGGCTAgcctggcggcggcggcggccccagTACCGGGGTTGGGCTGGGCCTGCGACGTGGCGCTCCTGCGAGGTCAGCTGGCCGAGTGGCGGCGGGcgctggggctcgaacccgcggcGCTGGCACGACGCGAGCGCGCGCTGGGCCTGACGCCGGGGGAGCTGGCCGAGCGGACACGCTTCCCGGGTCCGGTGACGCGCGCCGAAGTGGAGGCGAGGCTGGGCTCGTGGGCGGGCGAGGGCACCGCCGGGGGCGCGGCGCTGGGCGCGCTCTCCTTCCTGTGGCCGGCGGGCGGCGCGGCGGCCACCGGGGGCCTGGGCTACCGCGCGGCGCACGGCGTCCTGCTGCAGGCGCTCGATGAGATGCGGGCCGACGCTGAAGCAGTGCTGGCACCGCAGGTGCCCACGCAGTGA
- the ZNF576 gene encoding zinc finger protein 576 isoform X1, whose protein sequence is MRAPLLTRGVSVTMEDRHPKETMEQEDSSKERSPQSPGGDICHLGALQCTRCLITFADSKFQERHMKREHPADFVAQKLQGVLFICFTCARSFPSSKALITHQRSHGPAARPSQPAAPTTTPPTFPCPDCGKTFGQAASLRRHRQAHEAHPLPGPFACTECGQDFAQEAGLHQHYIRHARGEL, encoded by the exons ATGCGTGCTCCTCTCTTGACCAGAGGGGTCTCAGTCACCATGGAGGACCGGCACCCCAAAGAGACCATGGAGCAGGAGGATTCGTCCAAGGAGAGAAGTCCCCAAAGTCCGGGAGGTGACATCT GCCACTTGGGGGCCCTGCAGTGCACCCGCTGCCTCATCACCTTCGCAGACTCCAAGTTCCAGGAGCGTCACATGAAGCGGGAGCACCCAGCGGACTTCGTGGCCCAGAAGCTGCAGGGGGTCCTCTTCATCTGCTTCACGTGCGCCcgctccttcccctcctccaaggCCCTGATCACCCACCAGCGCAGCCACGGTCCAGCGGCCAGGCCCTCCCAGCCGGCTGCGCCCACCACCACGCCACCCACCTTCCCCTGTCCCGACTGTGGCAAGACCTTTGGGCAGGCCGCTTCTCTGAGGCGGCATCGCCAGGCGCACGAGGCCCACCCCCTTCCTGGCCCCTTCGCCTGCACTGAGTGCGGGCAGGACTTTGCCCAGGAAGCAGGGCTGCATCAGCACTACATCCGGCATGCCCGGGGGGAGCTCTGA
- the ZNF576 gene encoding zinc finger protein 576 isoform X3, with the protein MTVGHLGALQCTRCLITFADSKFQERHMKREHPADFVAQKLQGVLFICFTCARSFPSSKALITHQRSHGPAARPSQPAAPTTTPPTFPCPDCGKTFGQAASLRRHRQAHEAHPLPGPFACTECGQDFAQEAGLHQHYIRHARGEL; encoded by the exons ATGACTGtcg GCCACTTGGGGGCCCTGCAGTGCACCCGCTGCCTCATCACCTTCGCAGACTCCAAGTTCCAGGAGCGTCACATGAAGCGGGAGCACCCAGCGGACTTCGTGGCCCAGAAGCTGCAGGGGGTCCTCTTCATCTGCTTCACGTGCGCCcgctccttcccctcctccaaggCCCTGATCACCCACCAGCGCAGCCACGGTCCAGCGGCCAGGCCCTCCCAGCCGGCTGCGCCCACCACCACGCCACCCACCTTCCCCTGTCCCGACTGTGGCAAGACCTTTGGGCAGGCCGCTTCTCTGAGGCGGCATCGCCAGGCGCACGAGGCCCACCCCCTTCCTGGCCCCTTCGCCTGCACTGAGTGCGGGCAGGACTTTGCCCAGGAAGCAGGGCTGCATCAGCACTACATCCGGCATGCCCGGGGGGAGCTCTGA